The Arachis ipaensis cultivar K30076 chromosome B07, Araip1.1, whole genome shotgun sequence genome includes a window with the following:
- the LOC107606534 gene encoding UPF0481 protein At3g47200-like, translating to MENHVAKELEAMLKETQPSFTTKSCCIYKVPHEIRQFNEDAYTPVLVSIGPLHHGNSRLVTMEGHKQVYFQHLVGKSEASLSDLVSCVQQLEPQIRACYFENIDLTADELVKVIFIDCCFIIELFLRSYEHKTEDDVTLPKDWKELRVRYDLILLENQVPLFVVEKIYNVESAAESFASRLDSGRFPSFMWLAADIYFSYFNTQRVLLPAAGSTIAHFTDLLRYFHLPPSHRIPSRNLAPFVLGHSASELVEAGLEFQVNKSSHGILDLEFEHGILKIPHVTVHDRTEVWLRNIVALEQCHYPRHHYITDYVNFLAQLVNTNKDADVLIKARIIHSDISGNDTSVAKLFRDVDKNNILINYNVNCVKICDDLNAFYKHPCRTKIATLRRDYFTTPWKTATSIAGIVLLLLTVIQTVCSILQLHS from the exons atggaGAATCATGTAGCTAAAGAGTTGGAAGCAATGCTGAAGGAGACACAACCTTCGTTTACAACCAAAAGCTGCTGCATCTACAAGGTGCCCCATGAAATCCGTCAATTTAACGAAGATGCATACACCCCAGTACTTGTTTCTATTGGCCCTCTTCATCACGGGAATTCCAGACTGGTAACCATGGAAGGTCACAAACAGGTTTATTTCCAACACTTGGTTGGAAAATCGGAGGCAAGTTTGAGTGATTTGGTGAGTTGCGTGCAACAGTTGGAACCACAAATCCGTGCATGTTACTTTGAGAATATCGATCTGACAGCGGATGAGTTGGTGAAGGTGATATTCATAGACTGTTGTTTCATAATTGAGCTTTTCCTCAGAAGTTATGAGCACAAGACAGAGGATGATGTTACCCTCCCAAAAGATTGGAAGGAGCTTCGAGTGAGATATGATTTGATATTACTTGAGAATCAGGTTCCTTTGTTTGTTGTTGAGAAAATATACAATGTTGAGTCTGCAGCggaat CTTTTGCTTCTCGCTTAGATAGTGGTCGATTCCCTTCATTTATGTGGCTTGCTGCTGACATATATTTTTCATATTTCAACACACAACGAGTGTTATTACCAGCAGCTGGTAGCACCATAGCACACTTCACTGATCTGCTTAGATACTTCCATTTGCCACCATCTCATAGAATACCTTCAAGGAACCTTGCACCGTTTGTTCTTGGTCACAGTGCATCTGAGTTAGTTGAAGCAGGACTGGAGTTCCAAGTAAATAAATCAAGTCATGGCATACTTGACTTGGAATTTGAACATGGTATTCTTAAAATCCCACACGTTACAGTGCATGATAGGACTGAAGTTTGGTTGAGGAACATTGTGGCTTTGGAGCAGTGTCACTATCCTCGTCATCACTACATCACTGACTACGTTAACTTCCTTGCTCAACTTGTCAACACAAACAAGGATGCGGATGTCCTCATCAAAGCTCGAATAATTCATAGTGATATAAGTGGTAATGACACTTCAGTGGCTAAGTTATTCAGAGATGTTGATAAGAATAATATACTGATAAATTATAATGTCAATTGTGTCAAAATTTGTGATGATTTGAATGCTTTCTACAAACATCCCTGCCGCACTAAAATAGCGACTCTGAGACGCGATTATTTCACCACTCCATGGAAGACAGCAACTTCTATTGCTGGAATTGTATTGCTCCTTCTTACTGTTATTCAGACTGTATGTTCCATTCTCCAGCTTCATTCTTAA
- the LOC107606533 gene encoding UPF0481 protein At3g47200-like, whose amino-acid sequence MENDVAIELEAMLEKAQPLFTTESCCIYKVPHQFRQSNEDAYTPVLVSIGPLHHGNSRLVTMEGHKQVYCQHFIQRSEASLTDLMSCVQQLEPQIRACYSEKIDLTVDELVKVIFIDCCFVIELFLGDEWVINDVIPSKSWMAYRVMQDLILLENQVPFFVFEKIYNLAFASRLNGAEFPSFMRLAFGIFKIHNHQGVSPPSNGRTIAHFTDLLRYLYLPPSHRIPSRNPGSLVLGHSASKLVEAGVKFSVNKPWHGIGILDLEFEHGILKIPHIEVDDFTEVRLRNIVALEQCHYPDDHYITDYVSFLAGLVNRDKDKDVLINAGIIESIVSGNDTSVAKLFSDVDKNTIVSNVNDSYLKICDDLKAYYKHPCHTKMATLRRDYFTTPWKTAASIAGIVLLLLTFVQTICSILQV is encoded by the coding sequence ATGGAGAATGATGTAGCAATAGAGCTTGAAGCAATGCTGGAGAAGGCACAACCTTTGTTTACAACCGAAAGCTGCTGCATCTACAAAGTGCCTCATCAATTCCGTCAATCAAACGAAGACGCATACACCCCAGTGCTTGTTTCAATTGGCCCTCTGCATCACGGAAATTCTAGATTGGTAACCATGGAAGGACACAAACAGGTTTATTGTCAACATTTCATTCAAAGATCGGAGGCAAGTTTGACCGATTTGATGAGTTGCGTGCAACAGTTGGAACCACAAATTCGTGCATGTTACTCGGAGAAGATCGATCTCACGGTGGATGAATTGGTGAAGGTGATATTCATAGATTGTTGTTTCGTAATTGAGCTTTTCCTCGGAGATGAATGGGTGATAAATGATGTCATCCCTTCAAAATCTTGGATGGCTTATCGGGTAATGCAAGATTTGATATTACTTGAGAATCAGGTTCCTTTTTTTGTCTTTGAGAAGATATACAATCTAGCTTTTGCTTCTCGTTTAAATGGTGCTGAATTCCCTTCATTTATGAGGCTTGCTTTTGGTATATTTAAAATTCACAACCACCAAGGAGTGTCGCCACCTTCGAATGGTAGAACTATAGCACACTTCACTGATCTGCTTAGATACTTGTACTTGCCACCATCTCATAGAATACCTTCAAGGAACCCTGGATCGTTAGTTCTTGGTCACAGTGCATCTAAGTTAGTTGAAGCAGGAGTCAAGTTCTCAGTAAATAAACCATGGCACGGCATTGGCATACTAGACCTGGAATTTGAACATGGTATTCTTAAAATTCCGCATATTGAAGTAGATGATTTCACTGAAGTTAGGTTGAGGAACATTGTGGCCTTGGAGCAGTGTCACTATCCTGATGACCACTACATCACTGACTACGTTAGCTTCCTTGCTGGACTTGTCAACAGGGACAAGGATAAGGATGTCCTCATCAACGCTGGAATAATTGAGAGTATAGTAAGTGGTAATGACACTTCAGTGGCTAAGCTATTCAGCGATGTTGATAAAAATACTATAGTGTCAAATGTTAATGATAGTTATCTCAAAATTTGTGATGATTTGAAAGCTTACTATAAGCATCCTTGCCACACTAAAATGGCAACTCTCAGACGCGATTATTTTACCACTCCATGGAAGACAGCAGCTTCCATCGCTGGAATTGTATTACTCCTTCTTACTTTTGTTCAGACTATATGTTCTATTCTCCAAGTTTAA
- the LOC107606535 gene encoding UPF0481 protein At3g47200-like encodes MENDDVAIEVEEMLKKAQRLFATKSCCIYRVPHIIRQLNEDAYTPTVVSIGPLHHWNSRLISMEGHKQVYCQYFIIERSEASLSECKEGTAEDDVIASKPWMASRVGHDLLLLENQIPLFVFEKIYNLAFPPLLDAGGEFPSFILLAAHAFSCYNKQGLSSPAASSVAHFTDLLRYFYLPPSHTTRHLRKPEALVLGHSASELVEAGVKFQVTNKSSHGCILDLELEHGTLKIPHIKADDATEIFLRNIVALEQCHYPHDHYILDYVIFLGHLMKTNKDAGVLIKAGIIGCIFGGDYESKVANLFGGVGKNTVVSTTSACYLKFFNDLDDYCIHPWHSLMATLRRDYFTSPWKTAASFGGIVLLILTVIQTVCSLRQV; translated from the exons ATGGAGAATGATGATGTAGCTATTGAGGTTGAAGAAATGCTGAAGAAGGCACAACGTTTATTTGCAACCAAAAGCTGCTGCATCTACAGGGTGCCCCATATAATCCGGCAATTAAACGAAGATGCATACACCCCAACGGTTGTTTCTATTGGTCCTCTTCATCACTGGAATTCCAGGCTGATATCCATGGAAGGCCACAAACAGGTTTATTGTCAATATTTCATTATTGAAAGATCGGAGGCAAGTTTGTCCGA ATGTAAAGAGGGGACGGCAGAGGATGATGTTATCGCTTCAAAACCGTGGATGGCTTCTCGAGTAGGACATGATTTGTTATTACTTGAAAATCAGATTCCTTTGTTTGTTTTCGAGAAGATATACAATCTAGCTTTTCCTCCTCTCTTAGATGCTGGTGGTGAATTTCCTTCATTTATATTGCTTGCTGCTCATGCGTTTTCATGTTACAACAAACAAGGACTGTCATCACCGGCTGCTAGCAGTGTAGCACACTTCACTGATCTGCTCAGATACTTCTACTTGCCACCATCTCATACAACACGTCATTTAAGAAAACCTGAAGCGTTAGTTCTTGGTCACAGTGCATCTGAATTAGTTGAAGCAGGAGTCAAGTTCCAAGTAACAAATAAATCAAGTCATGGCTGCATACTAGACTTGGAATTGGAGCATGGTACTCTTAAAATTCCACATATTAAAGCGGATGATGCGACTGAAATTTTCTTGAGGAACATTGTGGCTTTGGAGCAGTGTCACTATCCTCATGACCACTACATCCTTGATTATGTTATATTCCTTGGTCACCTGATGAAAACAAACAAGGATGCTGGTGTCCTAATCAAAGCTGGAATAATCGGTTGCATATTTGGTGGTGATTATGAAAGTAAAGTGGCTAACCTATTCGGTGGTGTTGGGAAGAATACTGTGGTGTCAACGACTAGTGCTTGTTATCTCAAGTTTTTTAATGATTTGGATGACTACTGTATTCATCCATGGCACAGTCTAATGGCAACTCTGAGGCGCGATTATTTCACCTCTCCATGGAAGACAGCAGCTTCCTTTGGTGGAATTGTGCTGCTAATTCTCACTGTTATTCAAACCGTATGTTCTCTTCGCCAAGTTTAA